A single genomic interval of Acidimicrobiales bacterium harbors:
- a CDS encoding amidohydrolase family protein — MFITDAQIHIWGPDSAERPWPEGGAARTHRVPPLDAEEVIAAMDEAGVDRTVLVPPSWEGDRNDLALDAARDYPDRFAVMGRLNARDSAGVDLARWNEQPGMLGVRLTFHVDTAIADADWLWSEASEASLPVMVFAPGQTPEIGEVARRYPGLRLIIDHCNLATTAGAGEIAAALDPLIPLAELANVAAKVSALPCAIEGEGYPFASLAPHVRRVVDAFGAERCAWGSDLSRLPCPYVDWKRAMAEGLGVLSADEVEWVMGRTIAEWLDWPEPGAPA, encoded by the coding sequence ATGTTCATCACCGATGCGCAGATCCACATCTGGGGGCCGGACAGCGCCGAGCGCCCCTGGCCCGAAGGCGGCGCGGCGCGCACCCACCGTGTCCCGCCCCTCGACGCCGAGGAGGTGATCGCCGCGATGGACGAGGCGGGGGTCGACCGCACCGTGCTCGTGCCGCCGTCGTGGGAGGGCGACCGCAACGACCTCGCGCTCGACGCCGCGCGCGACTACCCCGATCGCTTCGCGGTCATGGGGCGCCTCAACGCCCGTGACTCCGCGGGGGTCGACCTCGCGCGCTGGAACGAGCAGCCGGGCATGCTCGGCGTCCGCCTCACCTTCCACGTCGACACCGCGATCGCCGACGCCGACTGGCTGTGGTCAGAGGCGAGCGAGGCCAGCCTCCCCGTGATGGTCTTCGCGCCCGGCCAGACCCCCGAGATCGGCGAGGTCGCCCGCCGCTACCCCGGCCTCCGGCTGATCATCGACCACTGCAACCTCGCCACCACCGCGGGGGCCGGCGAGATCGCGGCCGCGCTCGACCCGCTGATCCCCCTCGCGGAGCTGGCGAACGTCGCCGCGAAGGTCTCGGCGCTGCCCTGCGCGATCGAGGGCGAGGGCTACCCCTTCGCGAGCCTCGCCCCGCACGTCCGCCGCGTCGTCGACGCCTTCGGCGCCGAGCGCTGCGCCTGGGGCTCGGACCTCTCCCGCCTCCCCTGCCCGTACGTCGACTGGAAACGGGCCATGGCCGAAGGTCTCGGCGTCCTCTCCGCCGACGAAGTCGAGTGGGTGATGGGGCGAACGATCGCGGAGTGGCTCGACTGGCCCGAGCCCGGCGCCCCGGCCTGA
- the fabI gene encoding enoyl-ACP reductase FabI, which produces MGILDGKKLLVTGVLTDDSLAFSAARVALEQGAEIVLTGFGRGLSLTERTARKLPSAVEVLELDVTDAAQGAAVCATLGDKWGRLDGLLHSIGFAPANCLGQGMFAASWEEVATTIEVSAYSLKTLAESFLPLLEAAGGASIVGLDFDATKAWPGYDWMGVAKAALESLARYLARDLGPKQVRVNLVAAGPIRTMAAKSIPGFSLFEETWNGRAPLGWDVRGDQDAVGMACAALLSDLFPKTTGEILHVDGGYHALGA; this is translated from the coding sequence GTGGGGATTCTGGACGGGAAGAAATTGCTGGTCACGGGGGTCCTCACTGACGACTCCCTGGCCTTCAGCGCGGCGCGCGTCGCCCTCGAACAAGGGGCGGAGATCGTCCTCACGGGCTTCGGCCGCGGCCTTTCGCTCACCGAGCGGACGGCGCGCAAGCTCCCGTCGGCCGTCGAGGTCCTCGAGCTCGACGTGACCGACGCGGCGCAGGGCGCGGCGGTCTGCGCCACGCTCGGGGACAAGTGGGGGCGCCTCGACGGTCTGCTGCACTCGATCGGCTTCGCACCGGCCAACTGCCTCGGCCAGGGGATGTTCGCCGCCTCCTGGGAGGAGGTCGCGACGACCATCGAGGTCTCGGCCTACTCCCTGAAAACCCTCGCCGAGAGCTTCCTGCCGCTGCTCGAGGCGGCGGGCGGCGCTTCGATCGTCGGCCTCGACTTCGACGCCACGAAGGCGTGGCCCGGCTATGACTGGATGGGTGTCGCGAAGGCCGCCCTCGAGTCCCTCGCCCGCTACCTCGCCCGCGATCTCGGCCCGAAGCAGGTGCGAGTGAATCTCGTCGCTGCCGGGCCGATCCGCACCATGGCGGCGAAGTCGATCCCCGGCTTCTCGCTCTTCGAGGAGACCTGGAACGGACGGGCGCCCCTCGGCTGGGACGTGCGCGGCGACCAGGACGCCGTCGGCATGGCCTGCGCCGCGCTGCTCTCGGACCTCTTTCCGAAGACCACCGGCGAGATCCTCCACGTCGACGGCGGCTACCACGCGCTCGGCGCCTGA